One stretch of Glycine soja cultivar W05 chromosome 7, ASM419377v2, whole genome shotgun sequence DNA includes these proteins:
- the LOC114418873 gene encoding uncharacterized protein LOC114418873 produces the protein MNHKAPNFFLGMDVKRIMGGDRDGNTNWVIKEDGEEDSNDSSSIGLNSMDSMCSSSSSELSEDASSSTSSTHSNGPLFELSDLMSHLPMKRGLSMFYQGKAQSFTSLARVESIEDLPKKGIPYRKRTKSCKSFGGGLDSQRILCCPKATISKKTSRVSFASVLSKRGSFLGGSRSSIAVQHKNF, from the exons ATGAATCACAAGGCACCTAATTTTTTTCTGGGGATGGATGTGAAGAGAATCATGGGTGGTGATAGAGATGGGAACACCAATTGGGTGATTAAGGAAGATGGTGAAGAAGATAGCAATGATTCATCATCCATTGGACTCAACTCAATGGACTCTATGTGCTCGTCTTCTTCATCAGAGCTGAGCGAGGACGCTTCAtcttcaacatcatcaacacaTTCAAATGGACCTTTGTTTGAATTATCAGACCTCATGAGCCACCTCCCTATGAA GAGAGGGTTATCTATGTTCTATCAAGGGAAGGCCCAGTCTTTCACTTCTTTAGCAAGGGTGGAGAGCATAGAAGATCTTCCCAAGAAAGGCATACCTTATAGAAAGAGAACGAAATCATGCAAGAGTTTTGGGGGAGGCTTGGATAGTCAGAGAATATTGTGCTGTCCAAAGGCtacaatatcaaagaaaacttCAAGAGTGTCTTTTGCATCTGTACTAAGCAAAAGAGGAAGTTTCCTAGGAGGGTCTAGATCTTCCATTGCAGTTCAACACAAGAACTTCTGA
- the LOC114418872 gene encoding uncharacterized protein LOC114418872, with translation MKDAGKSHKANAKLSPETRKDRKSATGLSGSPKKGGHGGKFTWIGNGYENVEMEHGAMDAKDPNFEDPAEIAAV, from the coding sequence aTGAAGGACGCCGGAAAGAGCCACAAGGCGAATGCAAAGCTGTCGCCGGAGACGCGGAAGGATCGGAAATCGGCGACGGGGCTGAGTGGATCGCCGAAGAAGGGAGGCCACGGCGGGAAGTTCACGTGGATCGGCAACGGCTACGAGAACGTCGAGATGGAGCACGGTGCTATGGACGCCAAGGACCCGAACTTCGAGGATCCAGCGGAGATCGCCGCCGTGTGA